In the genome of Nocardioides sp. NBC_00368, the window GCCGACGACGACGGGCTCGCCGTCGCCGCGGTGCTCCACCAGCCCGACCTGGCGCGCCGCTTCTCCGACCGCATCCTCGGACTGGCCGGCGGGCGGCTGGTCTTCGACAGCAGCAGTGCCGAGGTCGACGACGAGATGGTGGCCGGCCTCTATCGGCCCGCCCTGGAGGCGCTGGAGGCGGCCGAGGCCGCCGAGGCCGCCGAGATGAGGGAGTACGCATGAGCACGGTGACCAAGAATCCCGACCCGGGTCTGGAGATCCCGCCACGCTTCCGCCCGGCGGGGGTCGCCCTCGCAGTGGTCATCACGATCGGCCTGGTCGTCGTGCACTGGTACGCCGCCGTGCAGACGAACACCTCGCCCAAGGAGCTCCTCGAGGGCTGGCGGGGGCTGTGGAACTTCCTGTTCGGGGTCGACCGCACCTACCCGAACGGCAAGACCATCCACCAGGACGGCGCCTTCCCGCTCGACCTGCGCTGGTCCGAGACGATCCGCCCCGGCCTGGAGTACTGCCTGCTGACGATCTGGATCGGCCTGCTCGGCACGACCCTGTCGATCCCGGTGGCGCTGTTCTTCGCGGTGATCTCCTCGCGGACGACCAATCGGTTCGTGCCGCTGTGGCTGCTGGGCCGCGCGGTGATGTCGGTGCTGCGCGCGATCCCCGAGACGGTCTACGCGCTGATGTTCATCGCCGCGGTCGGCTTCGGAGCCTTCCCCGGCGTGATCGCGCTGGCGATCCACAACGTCGCGGTCATGGGCAAGCTCTGGTCCGAGGCCATGGACGAGGTGGACCAGGGGCCCGTCGAGGCGCTCCGCGTGGCCGGGGCCTCGCCCGCGCAGTCGGCTGCGCACGCGGTGCTGCCCGCGGTGATGCCGTCGCTGCTGGGCCTGCTGCTCTACCGGTTCGACACCAACGTACGCAGCTCGGTCATCCTCGGCACCGTCGGTGCCGGCGGCATCGGGTTCTTCATCAAGACCGAGGTGGACAGCTTCCACTTCGACACGATGATGACCTACGTCTGCATGGTGATCGTGCTGATCATCGCCATCGACCTCTTCTCGGCGTGGCTGCGCCGGAAGGTCGGCGCGGTCTGATGGCGCGGGTGGCGGTGTGGCGCGGCGGCACCGAGGTGACCCTGGAGGCCGTGGCCCTCCCTGAGCCGGGCCCGGGGGAGACCCTCGTCGAGATCGACCTGGCGACGGTGTGCGGCTCCGACCACCACACCGTCTCCGGCCGGCGGCCCGGCGCCTGTCCGAGCGTGCTCGG includes:
- the phnE gene encoding phosphonate ABC transporter, permease protein PhnE yields the protein MSTVTKNPDPGLEIPPRFRPAGVALAVVITIGLVVVHWYAAVQTNTSPKELLEGWRGLWNFLFGVDRTYPNGKTIHQDGAFPLDLRWSETIRPGLEYCLLTIWIGLLGTTLSIPVALFFAVISSRTTNRFVPLWLLGRAVMSVLRAIPETVYALMFIAAVGFGAFPGVIALAIHNVAVMGKLWSEAMDEVDQGPVEALRVAGASPAQSAAHAVLPAVMPSLLGLLLYRFDTNVRSSVILGTVGAGGIGFFIKTEVDSFHFDTMMTYVCMVIVLIIAIDLFSAWLRRKVGAV